In Aegilops tauschii subsp. strangulata cultivar AL8/78 chromosome 3, Aet v6.0, whole genome shotgun sequence, one genomic interval encodes:
- the LOC109786866 gene encoding uncharacterized protein, whose amino-acid sequence MAVAGSDQAAGWMMLDRFVYRRDEDGDSGFPDESTAPLRATSSTSLGRPFEVAILHAEPPAVSRLYERWPGGTKGKYSSSTCTALMAAHRDLILFQLVSMAGDITHDHFVCIACSDPAAGPHMELKRLPLCTIPMVLPPCCEEDTEGTSSCEEDTEGTPCSEEDTEGTTMRRVFFPNTVGLIRGSSPGHEEEFAVAQLAMVTQIRGAYQMEAEVCVLRSRVSAPDDAGMWEVQKIPIQHKTYEFRALDNWLTEAVITFNKYICWISYYTGGILFYDIFAETPNIFYLRLPTAHRPRKMQERGLEMNHSLCVTGVGGDLLKYTSVVRHDQKLCGPLKPRTGYTIVTDTLSITESGDVNCFHERVKIAFELWRYNTSECLPREGLMYPLVSMDNPSSVHYLISEEGDKIDKVSMVTLDMITQKVTSIVPYIKGEEDLCGQDADMVKEKSHLLTSFLPSEFPKFLNLTRDR is encoded by the exons ATGGCCGTGGCTGGATCTGACCAGGCTGCTGGCTGGATGATGCTGGACCGCTTCGTCTACCGCAGGGACGAGGACGGCGACAGCGGCTTCCCGGACGAATCTACGGCGCCCCTCAGGGCCACCTCGTCAACCTCTCTCGGCAGGCCTTTCGAGGTCGCCATCCTGCACGCCGAGCCCCCCGCCGTCTCCCGTCTCTACGAGCGGTGGCCCGGCGGCACCAAAGGAAAATACAGCTCCAGCACCTGCACCGCGCTCATGGCCGCGCACCGTGACCTCATCCTCTTCCAGCTCGTCTCCATGGCAGGTGATATCACGCATGACCACTTTGTCTGCATAGCATGCTCGGATCCTGCAGCTGGGCCGCACATGGAGCTCAAACGGCTCCCCCTTTGCACCATACCCATGGTCTTACCTCCGTGCTGTGAGGAAGACACGGAGGGAACTTCTTCTTGTGAGGAAGACACGGAGGGAACTCCATGTTCCGAGGAAGACACGGAGGGAACCACTATGCGGCGGGTGTTTTTCCCCAACACCGTAGGGCTCATTCGCGGATCATCCCCTGGCCATGAAGAAGAGTTTGCCGTCGCACAGCTGGCTATGGTCACCCAGATACGAGGCGCCTACCAGATGGAAGCTGAAGTGTGCGTACTCCGCTCACGTGTGTCGGCTCCTGACGATGCTGGCATGTGGGAGGTTCAAAAGATACCTATTCAGCATAAGACTTATGAATTCCGGGCCCTGGATAATTGGTTGACGGAAGCTGTCATCACATTCAACAAATATATCTGCTGGATTTCCTACTACACAGGAGGTATTCTATTCTATGATATATTTGCAGAAACACCCAACATTTTTTATCTACGGTTACCTACCGCTCACCGTCCTAGAAAAATGCAAGAAAGAGGTTTAGAGATGAACCATAGCCTCTGTGTCACCGGCGTTGGAGGTGATCTTCTCAAATACACTTCTGTTGTTCGCCATGATCAAAAACTCTGCGGCCCACTTAAACCTCGTACAGGTTATACCATCGTCACTGATACTTTGAGCATAACGGAGAGTGGTGATGTAAACTGCTTCCACGAAAGGGTAAAGATAGCTTTTGAATTGTGGCGTTACAACACCTCTGAATGTCTCCCGCGTGAAGGCCTGATGTACCCTCTTGTGAGCATGGACAACCCTAGTAGTGTGCACTATTTGATCTCTGAGGAAGGAGATAAGATTGACAAGGTTTCCATGGTTACGTTGGATATGATTACTCAGAAAGTCACTTCAATTGTTCCATATATTAAAGGAGAGGAAGACCTCTGTGGCCAAGATGCTGACATGGTTAAAGAAAAGTCACACCTTCTCACGTCCTTCCTTCCATCCGAGTTCCCCAAGTTCTTGAATCTCACAAG GGATCGCTGA